In Flavobacterium sp. GSB-24, the genomic window AACTGTTTTTCTTTTATTTTAAGAGGTTTTTGGCTAATCTCCTCATACTGATTACGCGAGCGAAAAATGTCTATTGCAAGATATACTGCCTCTGTAAATGAATTGTGATCTGCCATGTCTTTTCCAGCAATATCGTAAGCTGTACCATGATCTGGAGAAGTCCTAACTTTATTCAAACCAGCTGTATAGTTCACGCCTTTTCCAAAAGATAATGTTTTAAACGGGATCAATCCTTGGTCGTGATACATTGCCACAATAGCATCATATTTTTCGTATTGACCGCTTCCAAAAAAACCATCCGCAGGAAATGGACCAAAAACCATTGTTCCAGAATCGAATAGTTTCTTTAAAACTGGCTTTAAAACCAAATCATCTTCTTTTCCGATAACACCACCATCACCTGCATGCGGATTTAATCCTAAAACTGCAATTTTCGGCTTCACTATACTAAAATCTTGAATTAAAGATTTTTTAATCGTTTCAATTTTTTTAGTGATTAATTCTTCTGTTAAATGAGAAGCTACCTCATTTAAAGGCACATGATCTGTAATTAAACCTACTCTTAAATTATCCTGCACCATCATCATAAGCGCATTGCCTTCTAATTC contains:
- the pdxA gene encoding 4-hydroxythreonine-4-phosphate dehydrogenase PdxA; translated protein: MNKKAENIIVGISVGDLNGIGSEVILKTFEDSRMLELCTPVIFANAKILSFVKKSFTSTVQFHGIDKLDQVVPGKVNVLNLWKESIDVNFGVNDPKIGEYAIKSFAAATKALKDDEIDVLVTAPINKYNIQSEGFKFPGHTDYLNQELEGNALMMMVQDNLRVGLITDHVPLNEVASHLTEELITKKIETIKKSLIQDFSIVKPKIAVLGLNPHAGDGGVIGKEDDLVLKPVLKKLFDSGTMVFGPFPADGFFGSGQYEKYDAIVAMYHDQGLIPFKTLSFGKGVNYTAGLNKVRTSPDHGTAYDIAGKDMADHNSFTEAVYLAIDIFRSRNQYEEISQKPLKIKEKQL